A DNA window from Pleurodeles waltl isolate 20211129_DDA chromosome 12, aPleWal1.hap1.20221129, whole genome shotgun sequence contains the following coding sequences:
- the ATXN1L gene encoding ataxin-1-like, with amino-acid sequence MKPVHERNQECLPPKKRELPQSTEETPSAASISGNETPQSSAAEWPRGVLVAAGQSHMGLRYGDGGEALTSVTVDQYGNVYRVAVPAGNLASSALHPVVNMSPLSHPFTVGAPVLQHPGISYSPIQYAPLSHTSVQFIGSYAVPYAMPPGFLPSSLVSPPGTLAPTHIPHYVPYNSILSDVATPPPQTSHAHTFSKAPSVHHAAASASHPPPHANPLPMTVAQGRVPVYYHTNSRIPATYTLHESSESGPGSPPGSAKDRSPLGVNPANGGQREQIINQGRRTSHAIDIQSQGTDDCTAGAAAENIVNLQIFQGYQTRPEVAFTAHRGTPDTDLEVQRVVGGLASQDYHTLLTQKKEASSPLNLSQHVTEHQEERRGLPAHHAQRNPPELVVERGQLKHLYTSSFDQTSQAQLQRAMVIANGETLLVPLGAGQGPVSSATELTKGVLEARKPDIPATENLPTKVLTFPAVGDSTTPVQPVLVQPPTPSPLPSHFMKGAIIQLATGELKRVEELQTQDFIRSAEVSGGLKIDSSTVVDIQESQWPGFVTLHFMVGEQQSKVTLDVPPEHPFFVYGQGWSSCNPGQTTHLFALPCHRLQVGDVCISISLQNLSEGAVSPSECPQLGQIPPKERTVQHTKEQAPSVERTCERKGYTCKDTTVYSSNNNASSPATDSPQWSGPTPGFQRYDVQAESPRPSPARPSFIPQEVKLSIEGRSNAGK; translated from the coding sequence ATGAAACCTGTCCACGAGAGAAACCAGGAATGCCTTCCTCCGAAAAAACGGGAACTTCCACAAAGCACAGAGGAGACTCCCAGTGCTGCCAGCATCTCAGGAAATGAAACACCACAGAGCAGTGCTGCAGAATGGCccagaggggtactggtggccgcAGGGCAGAGCCATATGGGATTGAGAtatggtgatgggggtgaggcgcTTACTAGTGTGACTGTGGATCAGTATGGCAATGTCTACAGAGTTGCTGTACCTGCAGGCAACTTGGCATCTTCTGCTCTGCACCCTGTGGTAAATATGAGTCCCCTTTCTCATCCTTTCACTGTAGGTGCTCCTGTGTTACAGCACCCAGGAATTTCTTATTCCCCAATCCAGTATGCTCCTCTCTCACATACCTCAGTACAGTTTATAGGCTCTTACGCAGTTCCCTATGCAATGCCTCCTGGCTTTTTGCCCAGTTCTTTGGTGTCCCCTCCTGGCACGCTGGCACCCACACACATCCCCCATTATGTGCCATATAATTCCATTCTCTCTGATGTAgccacccctcccccacaaacTTCACATGCTCACACCTTCAGTAAAGCTCCCTCTGTCCACCATGCTGCTGCTTCTGCTAGCCATCCGCCCCCTCATGCCAATCCTCTGCCTATGACAGTGGCCCAAGGTAGAGTGCCTGTTTACTACCACACCAACTCCCGGATTCCTGCTACATACACTTTGCATGAGTCATCCGAATCCGGCCCTGGCTCACCCCCTGGGAGCGCAAAGGACCGATCTCCGTTAGGTGTTAACCCTGCCAATGGAGGGCAGAGGGAGCAGATAATTAACCAGGGAAGGAGGACAAGCCACGCCATTGACATACAGAGCCAAGGCACAGATGACTGTACAGCTGGAGCTGCAgcagaaaacattgtaaatttacAGATTTTTCAGGGTTACCAAACTAGGCCAGAGGTCGCTTTCACTGCACATCGAGGAACTCCAGACACAGACCTGGAGGTTCAGCGAGTTGTAGGTGGTTTGGCTTCCCAAGACTACCACACCCTGCTGACTCAGAAAAAGGAAGCCTCCAGCCCTTTAAATCTTTCCCAACACGTCACTGAACACCAGGAGGAGCGAAGGGGCTTGCCAGCACACCATGCACAAAGAAACCCCCCAGAACTTGTTGTGGAAAGAGGCCAGCTGAAACATTTGTATACCTCATCCTTCGATCAAACTTCACAGGCCCAGTTACAGAGAGCCATGGTGATTGCTAATGGGGAAACTCTCCTGGTGCCACTTGGAGCAGGACAAGGTCCGGTTTCCTCTGCAACCGAACTTACAAAGGGTGTTTTGGAAGCAAGGAAACCAGATATACCAGCAACAGAGAATCTTCCGACAAAAGTGCTGACCTTTCCAGCAGTAGGAGATTCCACCACTCCTGTACAACCTGTTCTTGTCCAACCTCCGACCCCTTCTCCTCTGCCTTCTCACTTCATGAAGGGGGCAATAATTCAGCTAGCTACTGGAGAGTTGAAACGTGTAGAAGAGCTACAGACTCAGGACTTTATTAGAAGTGCAGAGGTGAGTGGAGGGCTGAAGATTGACTCCAGCACAGTggttgacattcaggagagtcagtGGCCAGGGTTTGTGACATTGCACTTCATGGTGGGTGAGCAGCAGAGTAAAGTCACCCTGGATGTGCCGCCCGAACACCCTTTTTTTGTCTATGGTCAGGGATGGTCCTCCTGTAATCCTGGGCAAACAACTCACCTTTTTGCACTACCCTGTCACAGGTTGCAGGTGGGTGATGTTTGCATATCCATCAGCTTACAAAACCTGAGTGAGGGTGCTGTCTCGCCATCTGAGTGCCCTCAACTGGGCCAAATTCCACCAAAGGAGAGAACCGTGCAACACACAAAAGAGCAGGCCCCTTCAGTGGAAAGGACCTGCGAAAGGAAAGGTTACACATGCAAAGATACCACAGTCTATTCCTCCAATAACAATGCTTCAAGCCCTGCAACTGACAGTCCACAGTGGTCAGGACCAACTCCTGGATTCCAAAGATATGATGTGCAGGCTGAGAGCCCTCGACCCTCACCTGCCCGTCCCTCTTTCATTCCACAGGAGGTGAAGCTCTCCATTGAAGGGCGCTCAAATGCAGGAAAATGA